A window of the Hevea brasiliensis isolate MT/VB/25A 57/8 chromosome 6, ASM3005281v1, whole genome shotgun sequence genome harbors these coding sequences:
- the LOC131180619 gene encoding disease resistance protein RUN1-like: MYKIVKKEEDSKPGPEMEECWLLLPFPFFSVSSPFTSSSQNEFPVASREVAQDVQDDGSDGDGDGYGCGSGGSGGGDGDSVVVLVVAALMVVVVVVVIVAVMILMASSSSSSSSINPQWKKYDAFISFRGADIREGFLSDLVYDEDGFVGIDSRVKEVESFLCLESEDVLMIGIWGMGDLVGGWNLYGPGSRVIVTSRDKQVLEIVDCRKCIIYEVEKLNDCESLRLFSLHAFKQPHPAEGYMKQLSKKVISYTQGVPLALKVLGCNLYGKSVTEWECELKKLETIPSKKIQGILRRSYDELDDNERSICLDIACFFFKGEDEERVKNILDCCGFSADSGIRSLLDKSLVTISEKKSSQLKQLWTEDAPFIENLKFMDLSNSKQLIRIPDPLKFPKLEVVILRVWLKFLRLLTLLPSGLGEFRCVEYPNLIGCSKLKSLPNSICNLKSLKRLDISHCVNLHGLPENLGDLESLENLIATRSGLACLYYLSLQGCGISEIPTLEWLDAENCTSLEFVSSTFIQGYMNSYLDLDLSKCINLDQSSSMDCLLLKLQSMGPPEV; the protein is encoded by the exons ATGTACAAAAtcgtgaagaaagaagaagattcCAAACCTGGTCCAGAAATGGAAGAATGTTGGTTGCTacttccttttcctttcttttctgtgTCTTCCCCCTTTACTTCTTCCAGCCAAAATGAG TTTCCAGTGGCTTCCCGTGAGGTTGCACAAGATGTGCAG GATGATGGTAGTGATGGTGATGGTGATGGTTATGGTTGTGGTAgcggtggtagtggtggtggtgatggtgatAGTGTAGTAGTGCTAGTAGTAGCAGCACTGATGGTGGTTGTAGTAGTGGTAGTAATAGTAGCAGTGATG ATATTGATGGCttcgtcttcttcttcctcttcttctatcAATCCTCAGTGGAAGAAGTATGATGCGTTTATAAGTTTTAGAGGTGCAGACATCCGAGAAGGTTTTCTCAGTGATCT TGTTTATGATGAAGATGGCTTTGTTGGAATTGATTCTCGTGTGAAGGAAGTTGAATCATTTTTATGTCTTGAATCAGAAGATGTGCTTATGATAGGAATTTGGGGAATGGGAG ACTTAGTTGGAGGGTGGAATTTGTATGGTCCAGGAAGTAGAGTCATTGTAACAAGCAGAGATAAGCAAGTGCTTGAAATTGTGGACTGCAGGAAATGTATTATTTATGAGGTTGAGAAATTAAATGATTGTGAATCTCTTCGACTCTTTAGCTTGCACGCCTTCAAACAACCTCATCCCGCAGAAGGCTACATGAAGCAGCTATCAAAGAAAGTGATAAGTTATACTCAAGGAGTTCCATTAGCCCTTAAAGTTTTAGGCTGCAACCTTTATGGTAAAAGTGTGACAGAATGGGAATGTGAGTTGAAAAAACTTGAAACTATTCCCAGTAAGAAAATTCAGGGCATTCTGAGAAGAAGTTATGATGAACTAGATGATAATGAAAGGAGTATATGTCTGGATATtgcatgttttttttttaaaggggAAGATGAAGAGCgtgtaaaaaatatattagattgcTGTGGTTTTTCTGCAGACAGTGGAATACGTAGTCTGCTTGATAAGTCTCTCGTAACTATTTCCGAAAAGAAG AGTAGCCAACTCAAACAACTTTGGACCGAAGATGCTCCG TTTattgaaaacttgaaatttatgGACCTCAGCAACTCGAAACAACTGATCAGAATTCCAGACCCACTGAAATTTCCAAAACTTGAGGTTGTTATTTTGAGAGTTTGGTTGAAGTTTCTTCGTCTACTAA CTCTTCTGCCAAGTGGCTTAGGCGAATTTAGGTGTGTTGAGTATCCTAATCTCATCGGATGCTCAAAGCTAAAAAGTCTTCCAAACAGCATATGCAATCTGAAATCTCTAAAACGGCTAGACATCTCACATTGTGTGAATCTCCATGGATTGCCAGAGAACTTGGGGGACTTGGAATCTCTGGAGAACCTGATTGCAACGAGAAGTG GCTTGGCCTGTCTTTATTATCTTTCTCTCCAGGGTTGTGGTATATCAGAAATTCCCA CTCTTGAATGGTTAGATGCAGAAAATTGCACATCTCTGGAATTTGTATCAAGCACATTCATACAAGGATATATGAATTCCTATTTGGATTTGGATCTTAGCAAATGCATTAATTTGGATCAGAGCTCATCAATGGATTGTCTACTGCTCAAACTTCAAAGCATGGGACCACCAGAGGTTTGA